GATGAATACTTGGCACACGCGCCAGGCACTTTATCACCTTTATAAGCCTTGCAAATGTAGCTTATGAAATTTTCATAATCCTACAGTAAACATAATATTAGGTAAGTTCAAAGCCAATAAACATCAAGCACATATACATGCAGAGAACTGATTCTAAACTACCTAGGCCTATCTAATCCACAAGATCGATCCTGACCATAATCAAGTGAAACATTTAGCCTTTGActccaaaatttttaaaataattattttttttacaaacaacaaaaaataattgtatCTATGTACTAtgttacaaaataacttaacataaacataaacctctatatttataacattttaattaaaactcttacttaattatttataaCTCCCAAAACCTCAGGACAAAAAAGCTCTCAATCATTTTCTCAAGAGTATTGAGTATAGAGATAGTCTtgaacagagattaagagagctTGTATTGTTCACGGTAAGCATTCAATATATTCTAAAAGGAATCATATTAAACGAACCTCATAAAGTGGCTGACCATCCACGACTACCCATGGAACGTATTCATGAGGTGGCTGAAGTGCACTCGTTTCTGCAGCATACTGCAACTCAAGCTGCAGCAAGTGACAAAAGATTAGCATGAAATGCACCAATCTGTGAACTATATAATCCAAAAGCTTCGAAACAAGAACATGGTACATAGATACAAATATCTTACATTAAAAGAAAAacggttcaaaaaaaaagtgagtTTATTAAGCATAAAACTGCTCAGAAGTCAGAATATCCCTTCTATAACCAGACTATTCCAATGCTCATAAAACAACTTGTGGTGAAAAgctttattttattatcttttaatcaaaaaaaaaaagaaagacattGTGGTGGAATGAAACTAATAAAGAGAAGGGACTACTAACCTCTTGTCCATGTCCACTGCCTAGGCAATCAGAAACAGGCTTTGAACTCAGATTGAGCTTCTCATAACAAGTCTCCCACTTGTCATACTTGTCTTCTGTCACCAAACTCTCAACACAGTAGATAAAAGGGAAATGATCGCTCTGCATAACGAAAGTGGCGGATCTCACAAATCTATATGTCTAAGAAGAGTATAACTTGTTTCGCACGTCAAACAGATCTCATCATTAAACTTACCAGTTTCGGCCAGGCATCAATCGCACAAGCTTCTACCGTATCCAAGAAGCATTCAACTGCCCCGTGCTGCAACAACAAGCAGATACAAGGTTTATGAAAACGAATCTGATACTgtagaaaaaaacaagaagtaTACCTGGCAAAGGTCAGTGACATTGTCGGGGCGGAGATAGGTGTTGCCCCATGGAGATAGATGGAGATCGACGATGGATATGAGATCGTCTTCAAAGAGCTTCACGAGGTGGTCAACTATGAAGGAAGAACAGGCAGGACAGAGAGACTCATAGTACAGGCTCAGCGAGACTTTCGACGAAGATGGTAGAGATACGCCAGAGAGATcagatggtgatgatgatgacgacaaTGATACAAAGCAGAGAAGAAGGGAAACGTAATAGATCAGGAAAAGATGTTTGCTCGTCGGCATCGACGCCATGATTGTAGAGACGAGCTTTGACTTTTCTTTAAAGACTACTATTACATAACAATATACCTCAATGCTCGCGAAAGGTAACAATAGTTTATTATGGTAATGATTAAAGACACGTGCTATATATCATACTGtattttgtaatgttttttttttctcttctactTGGGCTTGGTAAAGATGGTAAACATTAGATCTAAGATTCGATTTAAACGGAGGACTTCGAGGATGTGCTTCCCGAAGATCATATAGATCAAACACAAACAGAGGGGGAAGTGCTCTCCGGAGAATCCGCTTGTGTAACTAATACATGCTCTAATTTTAAATGGgcagctgacaaaaaaaaactcaagatttaAACCAAATTGAGTCAAAACAACTAAGGAAATCCACTAAAAAGACTtgcagattaaaaaaaattatttgatgagAGTACACACGGTTTTAGATGTTCGAGCTCCCTGCAAAAATAACCACACCTTATGTTAGAACCTAAACGCAACTGGaactaggaaaaaaaaagatagaataCCAAAATATGTAGAAGGAAATGCTTTGGAATACCATTGGTTTGGATGTGAATTCGGCTCGAACCACGCCGCTGTTACCGTGAGGCCTTTTAGGTTTTAATGGGACTCAGTTTACATAACGGGCCCTTTCCAAACTAAAGCAAATCATGTTTTCTAATGAGCTAATAAATCAGTTAATTTGccaattaaaaacagaaaatgttCATTTGGTCACAAAGAAACTGAGAAGCTTATTATAAAACTATAAGAAAACTGTTAATCCATTGAAGACTTAATATTTCATAGGTTCTTgtcaaaagaaattatttggtttgttttaaTATTAACATATTCTCATGTTATGCGTACACTATATAGGTATTCAAATTCAAGTGTTCCGTAGATATTTTTATACGTATGTATTCAAATGTTTCCATAGATATTTTCGAATACTTTGTATACTAGTCAAATGcatgtatttatattaatataaaagaaaGGAAAATAACATTACATTATTGCTGTCTTTTGTGACTCGGCTACTAGTATAAAGAGGAATTAGTGAGCTCCAAAGGAGCAGTAAGAGAGGTCCCACGACTAGCATTCCAAGCTGGACTCTCCAAGCCAATCAGCTTGGGACTATCCCGTCGCTTTTGGGATAAGATGCCACCTCCTATACTACTTACATCACATGTACAAGTATTAAAGAAAATACTGtaaataatatctatatatctatgttcTTTTTGTTATGAGGTGGGATAgacacagaaaaaaatataggaGTGGAGAGAAAAAAAGCTGAGGAAAAAGATAAGACATATATGGATACACAAAGATTAcccaagaaagaagaagatgattatCAACCTTCTTCAACCATCGAGTCCATAAATGCTTTCTCTCGAGAAGACCGACACAACTACTCTATGGATGATTTTGACAGCATTTTCGACCTCAACCTTGACGGTTCAAAATGCTCTCAAGAACTCACCTGGGATTTCtttaaagaagatgaagatgtagaggaagaagaaaaaagattgAGTACTGATCAAGAAGGCTCAAGTTCTGGTGTTTGGGATAATAATATGTCGACGGATTATGAAGACAAAGAGTTGGGTCTGAAGCTGAACTTGAACCATCAAGAAGTTATTAATGCTTGGTCTGATCGCCCCCAGCAACCTCTGTGGACAAACACTTCACTGCTAAGGGGTCCGGCCAATGCCCTTTATGTTAGTTACCGCTTATCTCTTACTTGTTGTGCAAGTTATTagttagtaatttaattttgattattagTATTGATGATTTATATCCAGAGTGGGGAAGTACCGGTGATGGATGAAGGGAGAAACACGAGAAGAGAAGCGAGTGTGTTAAGATACAAAGAGAAGAGACAAAGTAGGCTCTTCTCTAAGAAGATAAGGTATCAAGTCCGAAAGCTCAACGCCGATAAACGACCTCGTTTCAAGGTCACTCTCTTACTCCTTTTTAATTATCGTTATTTACTTTCATGGCACTGATTAATTTTGTGCTAAATAACCCTATAACTCCATAATTTCTTATGAACTTTCTTGCGATGGatttgttttcaattatttGCAGGGTCGGTTCGTGAGAAGGGAAACTTaaaatggaaaagaaaataTCTGGAAGAAAAATATCTCCAATCTTCGATATGTTTTTTTAGTAGTACTATTATTATGaagatttttatttcatatgtaTTTGTGCTTTTTGAGATATCATTATCGTCTTTTACAACTTTGTCACATTTTAAACGAAAATATCACCTCGGCGAAAAGAAAAGGAGATgcaaaatatcttataaagCAAAGGAGTTGAAGATTACATGAAGAGGACGTTTATGGTAAGTCTTTGTTGAGTTTGGTGGGGCCTAAGTCTAAAAATGTTCCATCACCACATGTTTGAATCCAAAACTACTCACTCCTTTGTCTGGGCCACTGTACCAAACTGTGTATCAACAGCATAAACTTCATATTACTGTCAGTGAATGACAATGCTATTCTATTGAAGCGCCCAGTTAATGGTATTGTAAAAAACTATGTATTTTCCATTAagaaatttaaactaaaattcaTGGACGTTGTTGAGAAGTTTGATCCTTTGTGACTTGGTAAAGATATTGAATAAGCTCATAGGAAGTTTGTGATGTTCACTGTAGCAGGCTATAAACCTTTATTTCAGATCTATATTGTGGATTTACATATTTTGATTACCGGTTATTTGATCTTTACTATTTTATCTTCGTTTAATCTTTCATTCTCAGATCATATATAGCCGCTCCCAAAACACTAGGTCACTATAGATAAAACCCCAAACTATAGATGATAAATCCATCATCTATTgtgctaaaaaaaaaaccatcatCTATTATAAATCCCCTTAAGTGAAACATCCCAAGACAGAGCCAACTATTACTGAAAAATCCATCAGGCCTTGCACATATGTAGAGAACAAGAGCTGAAACAGTTACatcatttcataaaaaaaactcaaaacctAGTAGAAGCCAAGTTAATGTTCTTTGAATGTTATAGCGAAGTATAAAACTAGAATGGTGTTAAGATATTTCAACAATACTATTTTAAGGATATAGGTAAGAAGATCTTGTTCTTACTCACAAAACTGTTGTTTTCAAACtttcaataataataacaatttaatgaGACATACATACATGTTCCAGATTTTGCAACACAATGGATGTGCCTGGTCAAAACTGAAATAAGTTATGTAATAAATGAATATAACAAGTTGGGAATTAGATCCCAACTGGCGATTCAAACACGACATGAAAATATCAAACAGACGAGATATTGGTTCATTTGCCAATCCTTAAACTTCCACTTCTAATTACTTGTGGATTGagtaaaaatatggaaactaaAAATCCAGATCACTTGAATGGCTGACTTAATTTGCTTcagttatatatacaaaaaccaTGTACCTTTCAATCTTGTGGTGACTTATCATCCTTGTTTCCAGAGTTAAAAATGGTCTAACTAAGATGCAGTTAATATAGTCTAAAACAACAAGCACCAGTGGTCTAGTGGTAGAATAGTACCCTGCCACGGTacagacccgggttcgattcccggcTGGTGCATTCTGAGCTGTGAAGAAATTGGTTTAAGCGTTGGTTGGGTCCTTCGCATTCATCTGATCTTCAGATGATATAGCCGTAAACCTGAGCTCTCCttttgttaaaatattcttggtgttcaattttttttttgtgcaaataCTATTTTTGGTGTTCAGAAAGAACTTCAGATACCAACTGACCTGACTCTGTTTAGATTCATATTTGGGCCTTGCTAATTCCAACTGGATCTGACTGATTATATTCATGTTTGGGCCTTATAAAAATAAGCCCATTTATATCTATTAGAAAGGCCTGCTTCGTTCCGAGTCAACTCACTGCCTTCCCTCTTCACCTCCGACATAACTCGTTTTCCCGGAAAGGCAGATTCTCTCTTGCTCCAGCTGATCTCACTAACATGGAAGgttctcctcttctctttattctgtttaaaTTCAAAAACTCAGATTCGCAATTTGATTTTACGAATTTAGATCTTGTTTATTTTAGCAGAGAACAACAACAACGCCGGGAGCGACTCAGACTCTAACTCCGTCGAAGAGTCTCAGGACTATTACGAACCAATCTCAGCCGTCGATCTAGACGCCGGAAACAACGACGACGATGAAGAAGAAACTTATCTTCCGATCAGTGGAGATAACTTCAGCAACGGCCTCTGTAACGGCCATTGTACGATCCCTGAAGCAGTTGACGGAGTCTCTTCTATCAGTGTTAACGGAAACGCAGAGGCCAAGAGTGATACCGAAGAAGAGACGGAGACGGTGACGACGCCAGATTCGGAGATTCGTACAGCGTTTGAGGAAGACGAGCGGCGTAGAAGATCGCCGTTATTGGTGGAGAACGCGGCTAGGGTTATGGAGGCAATGCGGGCCATCTCGTTCCCTGGAACGGCTCCTGATTGGGCCTCTGATGTTAATGAGGACCGTTGGGTTGATCAGCTTCGTAGATTGAGATCCACTTCTCAGTAACTAAAAACAGTATTGTTCAAATCTCGAGTAGTTTATTTTCGTTCAAGTGTTTTAAGATTATGGTTCAACATTTGAATACTTACGATATGATTCTGATGTTTCTGTTGATTCACTACGATAGATACATAAGAGTTGAAAGTTTGGCATCACTCAGCTGAGTCTTGTCTGAAACTTTTGCTGCTTTTTTGGATCAATGAACGTTTAAATCTTTTCTTGGACATGAGAGTCTGGTTCTTGTCGTTTTTAAGCTTACTAAATGTAATCTGCGACTTGAACCTGAAGAAACAATACCGGAGTCAGTCATCATCTCTGAGAATAGATTGGTAACAAATACATAAAAGAGACTAATCAAGAACCAACATTGTCTAATACCTATGGTCTAGAGTCAAGAATACCACTGGAAGTATGCCCAATCACAATCGCCTTGGCACCGACGGCTTGAAGAGTGTCCCGGAGAATTTTACTTACCTGATTAGAAATTTGTGATTAGATAGCCGAGGCCTGATTGCTCAATCTGAGAAAGAGTTGTTACAAGATTAAGCTCGCAACCCCCATAAACCGGTATGAAATTACGAGAAAAAAACTAGAGAGTCAAAGATGCTTCAACAAGCCTAAAGAAACGGGCTTGTGTACGTATTAATCTACATGGCACTATTTCCACTCTGCTCCTGCCCTCAACGTTGGCGCTCTACGTTGTGATCTCCACACGGACCATAAAAAGATAGGTGAAGATATATGTGATATATAGATTAGTAGTGTATATCTTAGACTTCTTAGTTTATAAAATAAGGTTAAACTTGTaagttttatactattttaaaatgtttgtaagttgtatattattttatgaaagtAATTAATATATCTCATTATCATTCCAATGAACATTTGTGTCCAAACACATCTACAAAGATCAAAGACATCTATACTCAAAGGAAAATACTGTTGGAGCGTTATGGTCACTAGACTCACTACAAAATTTATATAGTAGATGTGGAGAATTGCATGATAACCCTTAACAACTAAAAGAATGCATGCACATCTCTTCTGAAATGTTAAAATATACGTACAAAAGTAAACTAACGAGATCATGCAAAAAAAGTTATATACCAAAATAGTATATATGTGGTTGTTAATGTTGATATCTTGCTATAGAATCTCTTAAATATGGATTAATTAATCTCCGATATCCTAACACGAAAACGAGTTTGGAATAGAAGTACGTGCAGAGCACTGCAGCGGGAGATCACTTAAGATTACGCAAATGATTTACGGTCCAAAAAAAGATATTGCACACGAGGGTAAATCTAACCAACGTGTGTTGTATGCTGGagatatctctttttttttttgttcaaactgAAATTTCATTTAGGATAATTCAAACATTGTTAAAAGCCCAAAGGGCCTGCTTAGCAATAGAATCAGCCTGCACATTAGCTGATCTTggaataaaactaaatttaatagACTTAAAAGCTGATAGAAGGGAGTAGATATCCCGTAGAACACCAAACAATTCAGACTTCATCTCTTGTCGGTTGATGATGTTAATGAGACTTTGGGAATCTGATCGGATGGAGACTTCTTCGAGTCTACTGGAGAGGGCTGAGTTTATGGCTGCGCGAACGGCCAAGGCTTCAGCCATGAGAGGCGACAAGACATGTGAATCTGTCGCGGAGTGATGGGTTATTGAGACCATATCATCAATGATCCAACCAAAACCTGCAGATCTCGTATTAGCGTTCCAAGCTGCATCCGTGTGGACAGAGATGAGACCCGATCTTCTAGGTTCTGGTTCAACTGTGATCAACGGTATCGTGGTGGTGGTTTTCGGAGAAGGTTGGGCCAGCTTCCACTCCCTCGCATCCAAGATAGCCTTCTGGATTGTTTCCTCTGGTGAAAAGGATCGCTTTTCAAAAATCAAATGGTTCCGAGAGATCCATAGGTTCCAGACGATCGAGGCTGGGAGGGTTCCTGCTTCGACTCCCACTGGGGGCAGAGAAGGCAATTTTCTCACCTCTTCCCAGCCCTCCAGAGTATTCACAACATCTCCTGCTCTGAAAGTGGTCGTTAGGGGGGCTAGGTCCCAGACCTTCTTGGCGTAGGGGCAAGAGAAAAGGAGGTGTGTGATCGTTTCTAGTTCATTGCATCTAGGACAGAGAGGGTTTACTTGGATGTTGCGAATGGCGAATTGTTCCCCTACTGGGAGAGCTCCATTGAGTGACTTCCAAATGAAAATCTTGATTTTCTCCGCTGTCTTGAGACTCCAGACATTAGGAATCCAGTCCACTGAGGTGCTTTGGTTCCAATTACCTGCAAGGTGGGTCTCTTCCATTAGGCAGCGGTAGCCGGATCTTGTGGAGTATTCTCCCGAAGGGTTCTTGAGCCACATAAGTTCATCAGGGGCTCTGAGTTTGCTTAGCTTAAGACtcaaaatttgttccttatGGAAGGGGAGAATCTGCTCGATTTTGTCCACATTCCATTCAGCGGCTCCTGCTACCAGTAGGTCGGAAACTCTAAGCGAGACGTAAGCTTCAGGTACAGGGCCAAATGGTCGTGCTTGTTCACAGTGAGAGAGCCAGGGGTCTTCCCAAACACTGACCTCCTCACCTGTTCCAATCGCCCATCCTAGTTGCGTGATCAGGAGATCTCTGCCTATcataatactcctccagccgTGTGAGGCAGATGAGGGCGTCTTACAGTTCAAGAAATTCTCAGCGTGACAGTATTTTCCAAGGAGGCAGCGGGCAAGTAGGCATGATGGGTTCTTCAGGATTCTCCACCCCAATTTGGCGAGAAGTGCAATGTTAAAGGCGGTAATGTCCTTAAAACCTAAGCCTCCTTTCTTTTTTGGTCTTGCCATTTTCTCCCATGATATCCAAGCCATTTTGTGTTTCTCAGGTTCCGAGTCCCACCAGAATCTCGTCAGTGTAGATTGGATGTTTGAACAGAGTGACTGGGGGAGTTTGAAGCATGACATAGAATGTGCAGGCATAGCCGTCAGGACGCTCTTCAGCATTGTGCTTTTTCCTGCACCCGATAGCAGTTTTGATGACCAGCTGACTGCTTTCTGTTTAATACGATCCACTAGTGATGCAAAAAGGTCTTTCTTCCTTCTACCGAAGTGCTCAGGCAAACCCAGGTATTTCCCTACTCCCCCTTCCTTTTCGATTCCTAGGATAGACTTCATTTGTGTTCGTATCGCCTCACTTGCTCTTCTAGAGAAGAAAATTGAAGATTTCTGCTTATTTATTAGCTGACCCGAGACTGCTTCATACGTTGTCTGCAGAGACTTGAGAGTGTCAGCATTTCCTTTGTTTGCCTTGCAGAAAAACATGGTGTCGTCAGCAAAAAGGAGATGGTTGAGGCTGGGGCTATGCGTAGCAATAGAAATGCCTTTGAGGAGGTTCTTTCTCTGAGCGTTCAAGCATAATCCGGTGAGAACTTCGCTGCACAAGATGAACAGGTAAGGTGACAAAGGGTCTCCCTGTCTGATACCTCTTCCCGGTTTGACATAGCCTCTAGCTGCACCATTTATGATGAACGTATAGCTGACCGAGGTTATACACTGCATGATCCATGTGATCAGAGTAGGATGGAAACCcattttttctaaaactttctGAATAAACACCCATTCTAGCCTGTCATAGGCTTTACTCATATCAGTCTTGATCGCCATTGAGTAGTGTTTATCAGCTTTTGAGGTTTTTAGGTAATGTAGGACTTCATGGGTTATCAAAACATTATCTGAAATTGCTCGTTTTGGTACGAATGCAGACTGGGTTTCAGAGATGATAGATTTGAGCAGCGGCTGAAGGCGTTTGGATAGCAGTTTCGAGATGGTCTTGTAATATACATTACACAGCGCAATAGGTCTGTATTGTTCCACTCTCTTAGCTCCCATGACTTTCGGTATTAGCCTGATATGAGTTTCATTTATTGTTCTCGGCATGCAGCCGGACTGGAAGAAATCTTGGACTTCACACACAATGTCTTTTCCCACTACTGACCAATTTGATTTGAAGAAGCATGAAGAGAATCCATCAGGGCCTGGGGCCTTATCAGTGTGGATGGAGAAGAGAGCCTCTTTTATTTCTTCAGGAGAGGGTATAACAGTGAGTTTTGCATTTTGTTCCTCCGAGACTCTTGGGGTAATAGCTTCTGAAATAACTTCGTCCATGAACTGCAGGTTGTAGTCGCTTGGAGTAAAGATCCTCTGGAAGTATTCAGCTATGGTACTTGCTATCTCCTCCTCTTTATAGACAGGAGTTCCATTCTCAGTTTCAATAAAAGCAAATTTATTGATGgcctttcttttctttgtagAAGCATGGAAGAAGCCGGTGTTTTTGTCTCCTAGGTGGAGCCAGAGTTGACGACTTCTTTGTTTCCAATAGCTCTCCTCCGCTTTGTAAGCGACCAGAAGCTCTTGCTTTAACTTGTTTAGTAGTTCTACATCAGGTCGTGGAGCAACTGTGTGGGCTTCTATTGCTCGCTTGACGCTCTCAAGATGAGCATTATTGAGTTCTCTCTGATGTTTTGACCAGGCGATGATAGCTGTTCTGCAAGCATCAATCTTCTGTTTCACCTTAAGCTGAGTGCTTTGTAGCCATACTTCCTTAACTATCTTCTCCACTTCAGGGTTTTTTGTCAACCTGCGATCATATCTAAAGATATTTCTCCGTTTCTTTCGCAGGGGCTCAAAGAAGGTGATTAAAGGTCTGTGGTCTGAGCTTTCGAAACGCAAGTATTCGCAGCGGCCAGAGGGGTACAGCTCGGACCAAGTGCTGTTGGCTAGAGATCTATCCAGTCTACATTTTACTTCATGGTCTCCCCTCTTCCCCTTCCAAGATAGGCATTCTCCCATATGCTGCAGGTCATATAGATCTCCTTCAGATAGGAAAGTTCTGAAATCCGAGAAGGAGCTTTCTGATCTCTCTGGTCCACCTTCCTTTTCGGAGTTGTTTGTGATGTCGTTGAAATCTCCTGTGACTAGCCATGCTGTATCACGTATCATGGCTAAAGAGGTAAGATAGTCCCAAGTTTGTTTTCTCCTCCGTTTGTCAGTGTTTCCATATACAAAGGTTGCATAGGAAACATTTCCTTCATAAGAGATTCTAGTATCAAAGTAGCTGTCGCAGGAGGAGATTACTTCTAGCTGAAGCCACTCTTTCCATAGGATAGCAAGGCCGCCTCCTGCAACTCCATGTGGTTTAACTGTTTTGAGGTAAGTGTAACCCAAATTCTCAAGTTTTTTTACCACCACATGATGGGGATTTTTAGTTTCCGAGAGAAAAATAACATCAGGATCAAATTTTTTACAGATCTCTTGGAGTCTCTGAACTGTCCAAGGGTTCCCCAACCCTTGGCAGTTCCATGCCATCATCtttaaggaagaagaggaggctGAATCTGAAAATCCAGCCCTTTCGCCTTTCGGGAGCTACCATTGTTGATTCTACCTCGTGGTGGTTTACTCGCTGGAGGAGCTGCGCTTGGTCCTCCTCTAGATGTGGTAATTCTGGGACGGTTCTCCTCATTACGAGGGAtagtttttaaactttttagatTCCTTTGACGTGGGGGTGGTGAAGCTTTGGTTACTCTTCTTTTACGAATTCCACCATTAGTGATAGAGAGGGGGAGGGGAGTAACGCGTCTCCCAGGGGGTCTACCTGGATTTCTCTTTTTTGCGGGTTCCATCGAAAGAGGTATGTCTTCATTTACTTGTTGAGGGGGTAATGGGCCTAATCTGTTGAGTACTGAAGTGGGTTCACTCATAGGTCCCAACCTCTGTGAAGCAGGGATCCTTTCTGGAGTGACCTCTTGTCCTCTTGAAGGTGTCACTGCGTTTTGGGTCTCCATCGAGTGTCTCACTAGTTGGGCTGCTGCTTcctctagttcaccttgcaCTTCAGCCTGTCTCATTCTTTCTTTCCTAGCAGCACTCTCAGTAGGGTCTGCACAGGTTGAATATTGAATCATAACCTCTCTAATTTCCTCTCTTGCCacttccatagcttctgcagGTAGAGTGTCTTGGTTTGGATTGGCCTCTGCTGTTTGGATGGGGAGACGAATAGGTCTT
The sequence above is drawn from the Brassica napus cultivar Da-Ae chromosome A8, Da-Ae, whole genome shotgun sequence genome and encodes:
- the LOC106362233 gene encoding uncharacterized protein LOC106362233 isoform X2, which gives rise to MEENNNNAGSDSDSNSVEESQDYYEPISAVDLDAGNNDDDEEETYLPISGDNFSNGLCNGHCTIPEAVDGVSSISVNGNAEAKSDTEEETETVTTPDSEIRTAFEEDERRRRSPLLVENAARVMEAMRAISFPGTAPDWASDVNEDRWVDQLRRLRSTSQ
- the LOC106362233 gene encoding uncharacterized protein LOC106362233 isoform X1, producing the protein MEAENNNNAGSDSDSNSVEESQDYYEPISAVDLDAGNNDDDEEETYLPISGDNFSNGLCNGHCTIPEAVDGVSSISVNGNAEAKSDTEEETETVTTPDSEIRTAFEEDERRRRSPLLVENAARVMEAMRAISFPGTAPDWASDVNEDRWVDQLRRLRSTSQ
- the LOC106362230 gene encoding zinc finger protein CONSTANS-LIKE 7, producing MDTQRLPKKEEDDYQPSSTIESINAFSREDRHNYSMDDFDSIFDLNLDGSKCSQELTWDFFKEDEDVEEEEKRLSTDQEGSSSGVWDNNMSTDYEDKELGLKLNLNHQEVINAWSDRPQQPLWTNTSLLRGPANALYSGEVPVMDEGRNTRREASVLRYKEKRQSRLFSKKIRYQVRKLNADKRPRFKGRFVRRET
- the LOC106362227 gene encoding gamma-interferon-responsive lysosomal thiol protein → MASMPTSKHLFLIYYVSLLLCFVSLSSSSSPSDLSGVSLPSSSKVSLSLYYESLCPACSSFIVDHLVKLFEDDLISIVDLHLSPWGNTYLRPDNVTDLCQHGAVECFLDTVEACAIDAWPKLSDHFPFIYCVESLVTEDKYDKWETCYEKLNLSSKPVSDCLGSGHGQELELQYAAETSALQPPHEYVPWVVVDGQPLYEDYENFISYICKAYKGDKVPGACAKYSSGDFIRSVKVNRFPLVCMKGVNTMLDLLERIKTYLSSYVNIRGLL